A DNA window from Mycolicibacter terrae contains the following coding sequences:
- a CDS encoding glycosyltransferase family 4 protein encodes MKILMVSWEYPPVVIGGLGRHVHHLSTALAAAGHDVVVLARRPSGTDPSTHPLSDEISEGVRVVAAAQDPHEFSFGDDMMAWTLAMGHSMVRAGLSLKTDGGQTSWRPDLVHAHDWLVAHPAIALAEFYDVPLVSTIHATEAGRHSGWVSGRLSRQVHAVESWLVRESDSLITCSASMRDEIADLFGPGLAETTVIPNGIDAARWPFARRRPRTGPPELLFVGRLEYEKGVHDAIAALPRIRRVHPGTTLTVAGDGTQQDWLIECARKHRVLKATRFVGRLDHDELLAQLHSADAAVLPSHYEPFGLAALEAAAAGTPLVASNVGGLGEAVIDGDTGMSCPPRDVPALASAVCAVLDDPAAAQHRAVAARDRLSADFDWHTVADGTAQVYLAAKRREREPQPRRPIIEHALPDR; translated from the coding sequence GTGAAGATCCTGATGGTGTCGTGGGAATACCCACCGGTGGTGATCGGCGGGTTGGGCCGGCACGTCCACCACCTGTCGACCGCGCTGGCCGCCGCCGGGCACGACGTCGTCGTGCTGGCCCGACGGCCTTCGGGTACCGACCCGAGCACCCACCCCCTGTCGGACGAGATCAGCGAGGGCGTGCGGGTCGTCGCCGCGGCTCAGGATCCGCACGAGTTCTCCTTCGGCGACGACATGATGGCCTGGACCCTGGCGATGGGTCACTCGATGGTGCGCGCCGGACTGTCCTTGAAGACCGACGGCGGCCAGACGTCCTGGCGCCCCGACCTGGTGCACGCCCACGACTGGCTGGTCGCACACCCGGCGATCGCGCTGGCCGAATTCTACGATGTGCCTTTGGTTTCCACGATCCATGCCACTGAGGCCGGTCGACACTCCGGCTGGGTGTCAGGCCGGCTGAGCCGGCAGGTGCACGCGGTGGAATCGTGGCTGGTGCGCGAGTCAGACTCCTTGATCACGTGTTCGGCCTCCATGCGCGACGAGATCGCCGACCTGTTCGGCCCCGGGCTGGCCGAAACCACCGTGATCCCCAACGGAATCGACGCCGCACGTTGGCCGTTCGCACGCCGCCGGCCCCGCACCGGCCCGCCGGAACTGCTGTTCGTCGGGCGGCTCGAGTACGAGAAGGGCGTACACGACGCCATCGCGGCACTGCCGCGGATCCGGCGGGTACACCCGGGCACGACGCTGACTGTCGCCGGCGACGGCACCCAACAGGACTGGCTGATCGAGTGCGCCCGAAAACACCGGGTGCTCAAAGCAACCCGCTTCGTGGGGCGGCTGGACCATGACGAGCTACTGGCACAGCTTCATTCCGCAGACGCCGCCGTGCTGCCCAGTCATTACGAGCCGTTCGGGCTGGCCGCACTGGAGGCCGCCGCCGCCGGTACCCCGCTGGTGGCATCGAACGTCGGCGGCCTTGGTGAGGCGGTGATCGACGGTGACACCGGTATGTCGTGCCCGCCGCGCGACGTGCCTGCGCTGGCCTCGGCGGTGTGCGCGGTGCTCGACGACCCGGCCGCGGCGCAGCACCGCGCCGTGGCCGCCCGGGACCGGCTCAGCGCGGACTTCGACTGGCACACCGTCGCCGACGGGACCGCACAGGTGTACCTGGCCGCCAAACGCCGCGAACGCGAACCACAACCGCGCCGGCCGATCATCGAACACGCGCTGCCGGACCGGTAG
- a CDS encoding MMPL family transporter, which produces MWDRFAAVVTHRRSWLVALAVLAASAALMALGGATTDATSSPTLLPGASESAEADAAQREFPGGDQATAILVVTRRDGSALTQADLAAVAQAHERMQKVPQALPGATAPVAVSADAKAAIATAQLSTALSGFALRDAVQALRSAVTGGLPGQLAGHVTGGPAFGADIADAFSGANVTLLAVTALVVALLLIVTYRSPVLWLLPLLSVAFADRVATVVGGLIAGATGVTFDGSTSGITSVLVFGAGTNYALLLISRYREELRRCADHRGALRAAVRAAGAAILASNATVVLALLTLIAASIPSTRSLGICAACGLIVAAVFVLFVLPPLLALCGRNIFWPFIPRVGENATDTGWRRVADMVGRRPVPVCGIAVVLLALLTTGLLGTRIGLSQTDQFRVRADSVTGFQTLAEHFPGGASDPTVVIGATARTAQLREAITGVPGVTSAVPTGLSPAGSTRWSVVIDAAPSTDRAFDTVTALRESVRAVDPGALVGGADAQALDIRNAADRDRRVLIPAILVVVLVVLYALLRAALAPPVLVAATVLSALAALGLGGWASIHLFGFPALDNSTPLFAFLFLVALGVDYTIFLVTRGREESAGHGTRDGMVAAVAATGGVITSAGIVLAAVFCVLGVLPLIVLTQLGIIVGIGILLDTFVVRTLVIPALFTLIGDRIWWPSRPSGGRE; this is translated from the coding sequence GTGTGGGACCGTTTCGCCGCCGTAGTCACGCACCGTCGTTCGTGGCTGGTGGCACTTGCGGTCCTCGCCGCCTCTGCCGCGCTGATGGCGTTGGGCGGTGCCACCACCGACGCCACCTCATCGCCCACCCTGCTGCCCGGGGCCTCGGAGTCCGCCGAAGCCGACGCGGCGCAGCGCGAGTTCCCCGGTGGTGACCAGGCGACGGCGATCCTGGTCGTCACCCGCCGAGACGGCTCGGCTTTGACGCAGGCCGACCTGGCGGCGGTCGCGCAGGCACACGAGCGGATGCAGAAGGTTCCGCAGGCACTACCCGGTGCGACAGCTCCGGTAGCGGTCTCCGCCGACGCCAAAGCGGCGATCGCCACCGCGCAGTTGAGCACTGCGCTCTCCGGATTCGCGCTCCGCGACGCGGTGCAGGCGCTGCGGTCGGCGGTGACCGGCGGGTTGCCCGGCCAGCTCGCCGGCCACGTCACCGGCGGTCCCGCGTTCGGCGCCGACATCGCCGACGCCTTCTCCGGCGCCAACGTCACCTTGCTGGCGGTGACCGCGCTGGTGGTGGCCCTGCTGTTGATCGTCACCTACCGCTCACCGGTGCTGTGGCTGCTGCCGCTGTTGAGCGTCGCGTTCGCCGACCGGGTCGCCACCGTGGTGGGCGGCCTGATCGCCGGCGCGACCGGGGTCACCTTCGACGGCTCGACGTCCGGGATCACCAGCGTGCTGGTGTTCGGCGCCGGCACGAACTACGCCCTGCTGCTGATCTCCCGCTACCGCGAGGAGTTGCGCCGATGCGCCGACCACCGCGGCGCACTGCGTGCCGCCGTCCGCGCCGCCGGCGCGGCCATTCTGGCCAGCAACGCCACCGTCGTGCTGGCCCTGCTGACCCTGATCGCCGCGAGCATTCCGAGCACCCGCAGCCTGGGGATCTGCGCGGCCTGCGGACTAATCGTGGCGGCGGTGTTCGTGCTGTTCGTTCTCCCCCCGCTGCTGGCGTTGTGCGGACGAAACATCTTCTGGCCGTTCATTCCCCGTGTCGGTGAGAATGCGACGGACACCGGCTGGCGCCGGGTGGCCGATATGGTGGGCCGTCGGCCGGTCCCGGTCTGCGGGATCGCGGTGGTGCTGCTGGCGCTGCTGACGACCGGGCTGCTGGGCACTCGGATCGGCCTTTCCCAAACCGATCAGTTCCGGGTCCGAGCCGACTCGGTGACCGGCTTCCAGACGCTGGCCGAACACTTCCCGGGCGGCGCGTCCGACCCGACGGTCGTCATCGGTGCCACCGCCCGCACGGCGCAACTGCGCGAGGCCATCACGGGTGTCCCCGGGGTGACGTCGGCGGTCCCCACCGGCCTGTCGCCGGCCGGCTCGACTCGGTGGTCGGTCGTGATCGACGCCGCACCGTCGACCGACAGGGCATTCGACACCGTCACGGCACTGCGGGAGTCGGTCCGGGCCGTGGACCCCGGTGCGCTGGTCGGCGGCGCCGACGCCCAGGCGCTCGACATCCGCAACGCCGCAGACCGCGACCGCCGGGTGTTGATCCCGGCGATCCTGGTGGTCGTCCTGGTGGTGCTCTACGCGCTGCTGCGCGCCGCGCTGGCGCCACCGGTGCTGGTCGCCGCGACCGTGCTCAGCGCGCTGGCCGCACTCGGTCTGGGCGGCTGGGCCAGCATCCACCTGTTCGGCTTCCCCGCACTGGACAACAGCACACCGCTGTTCGCGTTCCTGTTCCTGGTCGCGCTCGGCGTCGACTACACCATCTTCCTGGTGACTCGTGGCCGCGAGGAGAGCGCCGGGCACGGGACCCGTGACGGCATGGTGGCCGCGGTCGCCGCCACCGGCGGCGTGATCACCAGCGCCGGAATCGTTCTGGCGGCGGTGTTCTGCGTGCTCGGTGTGCTGCCGCTGATCGTGCTGACCCAGTTGGGCATCATCGTCGGGATCGGGATCCTGTTGGACACATTCGTGGTGCGCACCCTGGTCATCCCGGCGTTGTTCACCCTGATCGGCGACCGGATCTGGTGGCCGTCAAGGCCCTCGGGCGGCCGCGAATGA
- a CDS encoding NDMA-dependent alcohol dehydrogenase — MRSRAAILRRYGAPWSIEEFELDPPRAGEVLVQLAAAGLCHSDEHIRQGHLAGPSQQSPTAPTIGGHEGSGVVVEVGDGVTGLSPGDHVVTSFVAVCGRCRWCASGMEYICDAGAGTMLPGMPTDGTFRHHDRDGRDLAHVSKIGAFAEHTVVSAASLVKIEPQLPLLPAALLACAAPTGYGSAAYRARVRGGDTVVVIGAGGIGMAAVQGARISGAVRIVAVDPVALKRESAQTFGATHTAATAAEAFELVAELTRGVMADAVVVSPSMIADSDVEDALRLTRKAGRCVLTGMSVQGTRTGLDPQDLVLMNKSLCGTVFGSCNPRTDIPLLATLYEAGRLQLDEMITKRYRLDEINDAYADLTAGTLVRGVIDFGLDSATTIG; from the coding sequence ATGAGGAGCCGCGCCGCCATCCTGCGGCGCTATGGCGCCCCCTGGTCGATCGAGGAGTTCGAGCTCGATCCGCCACGTGCCGGCGAGGTCCTGGTCCAGCTGGCGGCGGCGGGGCTGTGTCATTCCGACGAACACATCCGCCAAGGGCACCTGGCCGGCCCGTCGCAGCAGTCGCCGACGGCCCCGACGATCGGGGGCCACGAAGGCTCGGGAGTGGTCGTCGAGGTCGGGGACGGGGTCACCGGCCTCTCCCCCGGCGATCACGTGGTGACGTCGTTCGTCGCGGTGTGCGGACGGTGCCGTTGGTGCGCTTCGGGAATGGAGTACATCTGTGACGCCGGCGCGGGAACGATGTTGCCGGGCATGCCCACCGACGGGACCTTCCGACACCACGACCGCGACGGGCGGGATCTGGCGCACGTGTCGAAGATCGGTGCGTTCGCCGAGCACACCGTCGTCTCGGCGGCGTCGCTGGTCAAGATAGAACCGCAGCTGCCGCTGCTGCCCGCCGCCCTGCTGGCCTGCGCGGCGCCCACCGGATACGGATCGGCGGCCTATCGCGCCCGGGTGCGCGGCGGAGACACGGTCGTGGTCATCGGGGCGGGCGGCATCGGCATGGCCGCCGTGCAGGGGGCCCGTATCAGTGGGGCCGTCCGGATCGTCGCGGTGGACCCCGTTGCGCTCAAACGGGAGTCGGCACAGACGTTCGGCGCCACCCACACCGCGGCCACCGCAGCCGAGGCCTTCGAGTTGGTCGCCGAGTTGACCCGCGGTGTGATGGCCGACGCCGTGGTGGTGTCCCCGTCGATGATCGCCGACTCCGATGTCGAAGACGCGCTGCGGCTGACCCGCAAAGCGGGGAGGTGTGTGCTGACCGGAATGTCGGTGCAGGGCACCCGAACGGGTCTGGACCCGCAGGATCTGGTGCTGATGAACAAGAGCTTGTGCGGCACGGTCTTCGGGTCGTGCAACCCGCGGACCGACATCCCGCTGCTGGCCACGTTGTATGAGGCGGGACGACTGCAGCTCGACGAGATGATCACCAAGCGTTACCGTCTCGACGAGATCAACGACGCCTACGCCGATCTGACCGCCGGCACCTTGGTCAGGGGCGTCATCGACTTCGGCCTCGATTCGGCGACCACTATCGGGTGA